From the genome of Effusibacillus pohliae DSM 22757:
TTTTCGGACAAGATCCGATGAAGCGACTTTGGAATCCGAATGTTGAGTTTCCCTGAGTATTCCTCGGTGTCCCGTGCGGGTTCCGGAATCTCTATTCCTTCTTCCAATGCGACTTCCAACCAGGCACGCTTGGCATCCTCGATCATCTCCAACGCTTCTTCAATCGTTTCTCCTTGACTGAGGCAACCGGGCAGTTCCAGAATTTCAACCACGTACCCGCCCTCATCAGCAGGGTGAAGTACGATGCGATAGGGAAGATCTAAGTAATATTGCAGGTCTTTCTTACTCATCGTCCATCTCTCCTTCCAAAAGTTTGATCGCTCTTTCTACATAAACGGCTTTGATATGAGGCTTTTTGTAGGGAACAGTAAGGAGTTTTTCACCCTTTGTGTATGTATAATGGCTGGAACCCCCTCTTGGACTCCGCCGTTCAAACTCGGCACGGATCAGGATTTTATCCAGTTCTTCAAAACGCACTTGTTTGGGATTGTTCTTGATTTTTTGCAGAAGCTTTTCTAGTTTGCTCATTCTGCCCTCATCTTCGATATTATGGTACCATATATAGTGGCAATGCACA
Proteins encoded in this window:
- a CDS encoding type II toxin-antitoxin system HicB family antitoxin; the encoded protein is MSKKDLQYYLDLPYRIVLHPADEGGYVVEILELPGCLSQGETIEEALEMIEDAKRAWLEVALEEGIEIPEPARDTEEYSGKLNIRIPKSLHRILSEKAKEENVSLNQYINYQLSRGVGYPTKRSL